One Halichondria panicea chromosome 3, odHalPani1.1, whole genome shotgun sequence genomic region harbors:
- the LOC135333251 gene encoding uncharacterized protein LOC135333251 isoform X5 — protein sequence MVFKFWITFLVLFKVEALGSTDMSSSLGQEFYLGFMQNIGGGQFSSLRLLIGTDTQFASYVVETVDQIVQQGSVSSGTPVSVHISGLDLEVFTSNYDNRWKGIRVASNEDIFVVAENFILAINHGVFLAYPRFTFEQEVDYEYYIVSIEDITDFAHSQLLLVGCENETTITILPSQNVILPTNLQESSTSILVNAGTTSHTMVLNQLQTLLVSSFDDLTGTKIVSDKPLTVIGGHECAVNPASSSACEPLAVQIPSSLLWGRQFLLAPFTGRGSEQYFKLFSSIPTTVNYTCGNSSFSFNNVTNRIFGTYEYCYLESINPLLVAQVSTGSSIDFSGDLAIALISPIDNYVRETSFVSLPSYLFSLNYISVTVAIENFNSSCIMFDDQVIDCDWNEILNTEMQVVGYGCSKAVNSGSTVGTQHTVYHDNGTLSVLVYGFNGGPSLGYAYLTGQTLTEKQVTPISPPENVTAIVSSSTEICVTWAEVPVIGRIGVITSYEVMYEPLMTLDGQLVSVSLDTTGFFLSLNSLQEYIEYNISVRAYTSVGPGPYSLGIVRRTLEDVPYSSPRNIDAISTSSTVIHVSWIKVNEIDQNGVITMYEVVYLGEFDLTNRSVFTLDGDTLTVNITGVEEFAEYNISVRAYTSVGPGPYSQVQMELTMEDVPVSPPQNIRTTALSSTEIEVSWDSIPEIDRNGVINMYEVLYEPLMTLGGLLTTATLNTTDLFLILNSLQEYVEYNISVRAYTSVGPGPYSLGIVRRTLEDVPYSSPRNVDAISTSSTVIHVSWIKVNEIDQNGVITMYEVVYLGEFDLTNRSVFTLDGDTVTVNITGVEEFAEYNISVRAYTSVGPGPYSQVQTDLTMEDVPVSPPQNIRTTALSSTEIEISWDKIPEIDQNGVISMYEVMYVMTFGGLITTRTIITIDLTLTINLSNLEEFVEYNISVRAYTSIGSGPYSVWTVRRTLEDVPSSAPRNILVSAVEPSSLYVSWERPLEIDVNGILTNYTIEHRTLNHTGDPLVVPSTTLNVLLEGLRFFTVYNVSISANTAVGKGPSVQMSQRTLVRTCPQDSSSGFLWASITEGSVLSLPCTQASSQFRPGTYATRMCLLGGTWSEVDLTSCTLDSMDSNPFMLVYLDLQEPSRRKKRSIENLLLEPMELRRKVRAATSNNSQLLLMELETIFSSLNITTEAIRVLHLAQTAEGLSIAFEIVLPKESESLPPVFVDYFNNEIQTNGLAGYSVSSGGLSGIIGVGPTETCECGTTAGGNTSIITSLQLCTGLSLSPCSCETGGCECQEPYVGDGRHCTLDSDGDLFPDVALNISSCTEENSYCVQDVCPSVSNVNQDPSDCTSTMDPGFDGCPFEEDPVWSIEWPNTERNTISTQRCPGDLDNVIGNATRLCDDNGVWLSTIVETCEDERFVEVVNQAEELFSSDANMTELVEEAIVITQTLVIITDQTSILLPSSLSSTTTIVTNILDVFEEAQNISTIASNTVIREGMLLVEIINNVLEVNNTAGWTELSETDSSSEVLLDNAERLGVLLANSQNNTGSNEPLRISRPNIGIPVVFIWFQNLEDFLSTSVDNLGNNTRGASSVVSIQVGRARSTTTSAVLLNSPVQLNFSFENINKSQEYRCAFWNFSQSGEGQWSSQNVFTIGNISANLTTTVQCVSTHLTSFAVLVDVAGGLKNIHLDESIGLDVVSYIGCVFSILCLSVTVVFYLYQGKKLFKAVHFFVHLNLSISLLLAYTIFIIGIQTAAASTVGCIFIAAILHYLFLSAFCWMMCEGVMLYLMLVTVFSQVSKAWWFFLLLGYATPLPFVVITISVRWEQYGVRNDDGDLEFCWLSTDNGTIFGFVAPMMLIIVINVLFLILTLRALWKSQKNKLERQLHGNVKDSKIRISIIKSVLFAVVILLPLLGLTWVFGLLTINSNTSVFAWIFTILNSLQGLGVLFFHVIRSDAVWSRIMSTLNNCRGKITTTSDPKLTTDTAKTPKSSWTDSKNVGRQTSQVKLTKNKLLEDVGPIFESKSEEGHLFAVKNAYGVDEAFNPFELEDLMAFEERSNLDLDHISFNNEQF from the exons ATGGTGTTCAAGTTTTGGATAACCTTCCTTGTCCTCTTCAAAG TGGAGGCTCTAGGATCAACAGACATGT CCTCATCACTTGGCCAAGAGTTTTATCTAGGCTTTATGCAAAATATTGGTGGTGGACAATTCTCTTCATTAAGGCTCCTGATAGGAACAGATACTCAATTTGCTAGCTATGTCGTAGAGACAGTGGACCAAATTGTTCAACAAGGAAGTGTATCATCTGGAACTCCTGTTTCTGTCCATATTTCAGGGCTAGATCTAGAGGTATTTACTTCCAATTATGATAACAGGTGGAAAGGCATTCGTGTGGCTAGTAATGAAGATATTTTCGTAGTTGCCGAAAACTTCATTCTTGCTATTAACCATGGTGTGTTTCTAGCATACCCACGCTTCACTTTTGAGCAAGAAGTTGACTATGAATACTACATTGTTTCTATCGAAGATATAACAGATTTTGCCCATAGCCAACTCCTTCTAGTTGGTTGCGAAAATGAGACCACTATTACAATATTGCCTTCTCAGAATGTGATTCTACCAACAAATCTCCAGGAAAGTAGTACTTCTATTCTTGTGAATGCAGGCACCACAAGTCACACAATGGTGTTGAACCAATTGCAAACCCTCCTTGTGTCTAGTTTTGATGACCTGACTGGTACAAAGATTGTCTCAGACAAACCACTCACGGTGATCGGTGGTCATGAGTGTGCTGTTAATCCGGCTTCTTCTTCTGCATGTGAGCCACTTGCCGTACAGATTCCTTCTTCTCTTTTGTGGGGTAGGCAGTTCCTTTTAGCACCATTTACTGGCAGAGGTAGTGAACAATATTTCAAACTTTTTTCCTCGATTCCGACCACAGTTAATTACACATGCGGAAACTCTTCTTTTAGTTTCAATAACGTTACAAATCGCATATTTGGTACTTATGAGTATTGCTATCTCGAATCTATTAATCCATTGCTGGTAGCTCAAGTGTCCACTGGCAGTAGTATCGACTTTAGTGGAGACCTAGCTATAGCTTTGATTTCTCCAATTGATAACTATGTACGCGAAACGTCATTTGTCTCTCTGCCTTCATACTTGTTTTCTCTGAACTATATCAGTGTCACCGTAGCAATAGAGAATTTTAATAGTTCCTGTATCATGTTTGATGATCAAGTAATTGATTGTGATTGGAATGAAATCTTAAATACTGAAATGCAAGTTGTTGGATATGGATGCAGTAAGGCTGTAAACTCCGGCAGCACAgtgggcacacaacacacagtgTACCATGATAATGGCACACTCTCAGTTCTTGTGTATGGTTTCAATGGAGGACCTTCACTTGGCTATGCTTACCTGACTGGTCAGACATTAACAG AAAAGCAAGTGACTCCTATCAGTCCACCTGAAAACGTAACAGCTATCGTATCGTCTTCCACTGAGATTTGTGTGACTTGGGCTGAAGTTCCTGTGATTGGCCGGATTGGAGTTATCACATCGTACGAGGTTATGTACGAGCCCCTGATGACCCTTGATGGTCAACTTGTTTCGGTATCACTCGACACAACCGGCTTTTTCCTCTCTCTGAATAGCCTACAAGAATATATAGAGTACAACATCTCAGTGAGAGCATACACCAGCGTTGGGCCAGGACCTTACAGTTTGGGAATTGTCAGGAGGACACTGGAAGACG TGCCTTATTCATCACCAAGAAATATCGATGCAATATCGACTTCCTCCACTGTAATCCACGTTTCTTGGATTAAAGTCAACGAGATCGACCAGAATGGTGTCATCACCATGTATGAGGTCGTGTACTTGGGTGAGTTTGATCTCACAAATAGAAGTGTTTTCACCTTGGATGGTGACACGCTCACTGTCAACATCACTGGAGTGGAAGAGTTTGCAGAATACAATATCTCAGTGAGAGCATACACCAGTGTGGGACCAGGACCTTACAGCCAGGTACAGATGGAATTGACTATGGAAGATG TCCCAGTCAGTCCACCTCAAAATATTAGGACTACTGCCTTATCCTCGACTGAAATAGAAGTATCTTGGGACAGCATTCCTGAGATAGACCGGAATGGAGTAATCAATATGTACGAGGTTTTGTACGAACCACTGATGACATTAGGTGGTCTGCTCACCACAGCAACACTTAATACAACAGACTTGTTTCTAATTCTGAATAGCCTGCAAGAATATGTAGAGTACAACATCTCAGTGAGAGCATACACCAGCGTTGGGCCAGGACCTTACAGTTTGGGAATTGTCAGGAGGACACTGGAAGACG TGCCTTATTCATCACCAAGAAATGTCGATGCAATATCGACTTCCTCCACTGTAATCCACGTTTCTTGGATTAAAGTCAACGAGATCGACCAGAATGGTGTCATCACCATGTATGAGGTCGTGTACTTGGGTGAGTTTGATCTCACAAATAGAAGTGTTTTCACCTTGGATGGTGACACGGTCACTGTCAACATCACTGGAGTGGAGGAGTTTGCAGAGTACAATATCTCAGTGAGAGCATACACCAGTGTGGGACCAGGACCTTACAGCCAGGTGCAGACGGATTTAACTATGGAAGATG TCCCAGTCAGTCCACCTCAAAATATTAGGACTACTGCCTTATCCTCGACTGAAATAGAAATCTCTTGGGACAAAATTCCTGAGATAGACCAGAATGGAGTCATCAGCATGTACGAGGTTATGTATGTGATGACTTTTGGCGGTTTGATCACTACCAGAACAATCATCACAATCGACTTGACATTGACTATAAATCTCAGTAACTTGGAAGAGTTTGTGGAGTACAACATTTCAGTAAGAGCTTACACAAGCATTGGGTCTGGTCCTTACAGTGTGTGGACGGTCAGGAGAACTCTGGAAGATG TTCCTAGCTCTGCTCCTAGGAATATTTTGGTCAGTGCAGTGGAACCCAGCTCTCTCTATGTGTCCTGGGAACGACCATTAGAGATTGATGTCAATGGAATTCTCACTAACTATACGATTGAGCACCGTACACTTAATCACACAGGGGATCCTCTTGTTGTTCCCTCTACAACGCTGAATGTGCTATTGGAAGGACTGAGGTTCTTCACAGTCTATAATGTATCTATATCAGCAAACACAGCTGTTGGCAAAGGTCCAAGCGTTCAAATGAGCCAACGTACTCTTG TGCGAACTTGTCCCCAAGATTCCAGCAGTGGCTTTTTATGGGCCAGTATAACCGAAGGGAGTGTATTGTCTCTCCCTTGTACACAAGCAAGTTCACAGTTTAGACCAG GTACATATGCAACACGAATGTGTCTATTGGGAGGTACTTGGAGTGAAGTAGATTTGACCTCGTGTACCCTTGATAGTATGGATTCCAATCCTTTCATGCTGGTCTATCTCGATTTACAAGAACCAAGCAGAAGAAAAAAGCGTTCAATTGAAAATTTACTATTGGAGCCAATGGAACTGCGCAGAAAGGTGCGGGCAGCAACTAGCAACAACAGTCAGTTGCTACTGAtggag TTAGAGACAATTTTCAGTAGTCTTAACATTACCACTGAAGCTATTCGTGTCCTCCATCTCGCCCAAACTGCTGAAGGATTGTCAATAGCGTTTGAAATAGTTCTTCCTAAGGAAAGTGAAAGTCTTCCTCCTGTTTTTGTTGACTATTTCAACAATGAGATCCAAACTAATGGACTTGCTGGATACTCGGTTTCTTCTGGTGGACTCAGTGGTATCATAGGTGTAGGCCCTACAG AAACATGCGAATGCGGTACAACTGCTGGAGGGAATACTAGTATTATCACGTCTCTTCAACTCTGTACTGGATTGAGTTTAAGTCCTTGCAGCTGTGAGACAGGAGGCTGTGAG TGTCAAGAACCATACGTTGGTGATGGGAGGCATTGCACATTAGATTCTGATGGAGACCTCTTTCCTGATGTTGCCTTAAACATATCTAGCTGCACAGAAGAAAACTCGTATTGTGTACAG GATGTTTGTCCTTCAGTGTCCAATGTTAATCAAGATCCATCTGATTGTACATCAACCATGGATCCCG GGTTTGATGGGTGTCCCTTCGAAGAAGATCCCGTGTGGAGTATTGAATGGCCTAATACTGAGAGAAACACCATTAGCACACAAAGATGTCCTGGAGATTTGGACAATGTTATAG GAAACGCAACCCGGTTATGTGATGATAATGGAGTGTGGCTCAGTACTATTGTCGAAACATGTGAAGATGAACGATTTGTGGAAGTCGTCAATCAG GCTGAAGAGTTATTTTCCTCTGATGCTAATATGACAGAACTTGTTGAAGAAGCAATTGTGATTACACAGACATTAGTAATAATTACTGACCAGACATCAATTCTTCTTCCTAGCTCACTTTCCAGTACTACCACGATTGTAACAAATATTCTGGATGTTTTCGAGGAAGCTCAAAATATTAGCACTATTGCCTCAAATACTGTCATTCGTGAAGGAATG CTTCTTGTGGAAATTATTAACAATGTTCTAGAGGTCAATAATACGGCTGGGTGGACAGAGCTTTCCGAG ACTGACTCAAGCAGTGAAGTTCTTCTTGACAATGCTGAAAGGCTTGGTGTACTTTTAGCCAATTCGCAGAACAACACTGGAAGCAATGAACCTCTAAGGATATCTAGACCCAATATTG GTATACCTGTTGTATTCATATGGTTTCAAAACTTGGAAGATTTCCTTTCAACGTCTGTGGATAATCTGGGCAACAATACACGTGGTGCTTCCAGTGTAGTTTCTATCCAAGTTGGGAGGGCAAGATCTACAACAACGTCAGCGGTGTTGTTAAACTCTCCTGTACAGTTAAACTTCAGTTTTGAAAAT ataaacaaaagCCAGGAGTATAGGTGTGCTTTCTGGAACTTTTCACAAAG TGGTGAAGGCCAATGGAGTAGTCAGAATGTGTTCACTATTGGAAATATCTCAGCGAATCTTACAACTACTGTCCAATGTGTGAGCACTCACCTAACAAGTTTTGCAGTGCTAGTGGATGTAGCTGGAGGGCTAAAG AATATCCACCTCGACGAGTCTATTGGTCTGGACGTGGTATCCTATATTGGCTGTGTGTTTTCAATCCTCTGCCTCAGTGTAACAGTTGTTTTCTATCTCTATCAAGG AAAGAAGCTGTTTAAAGCGGTTCATTTCTTCGTTCATCTAAATCTCTCAATTTCTCTGCTACTTGCTTACACAATTTTCATTATTGGAATCCAAACTGCAGCAGCTAGTACC GTTGGATGCATATTTATAGCTGCCATCTTGCATTACCTGTTTCTGAGTGCATTTTGCTGGATGATGTGTGAGGGAGTGATGCTCTACCTTATGCTGGTTACTGTGTTTAGCCAGGTTTCCAAAGCATGGTGGTTCTTTCTGTTACTGGGCTATG CTACACCGCTTCCATTTGTTGTCATTACTATATCTGTGAGATGGGAGCAATATGGTGTCAGAAATGATGATGGAGATTTGGAATT TTGCTGGCTTTCAACTGACAATGGAACTATATTCGGTTTTGTTGCTCCCATGATGCTAATAATCGTT ATTAATGTGCTATTCCTCATCCTCACCTTACGTGCTTTGTGGAAAAGCCAGAAAAATAAACTGGAAAGACAATTACATGGCAATGTAAAAGATTCTAAGATCAGGATATCCATCATTAA GTCTGTGCTATTCGCAGTGGTGATTTTGCTTCCACTGCTTGGTCTAACATGGGTGTTTGGACTTTTGACTATTAACTCCAATACATCTGTCTTTGCTTGGATATTCACTATCTTGAATTCCCTACAG GGCTTGGGTGTATTGTTCTTTCACGTTATTCGAAGTGATGCG GTTTGGAGTCGAATAATGTCTACTCTAAATAATTGTAGAGGAAAAATAACTACTACTTCTGACCCAAAGCTGACAACAGATACAGCCAAAACTCCCAAA TCATCTTGGACAGACTCTAAAAACGTTGGCAGACAAACATCGCAGGTCAAATTGACAAAAAACAAGCTCTTag AAGATGTTGGCCCCATATTTGAAAGCAAATCTGAAGAGGGTCATCTGTTTGCTGTCAAAAATGCATATGGAGTTGATGAAGCGTTTAACCCATTCGAACTAGAAGATTTGATGGCATTTGAAGAGAGAAGTAATTTGGACCTTGACCATATTTCTTTTAACAATGAACAGTTTTAg